One genomic region from bacterium encodes:
- a CDS encoding AAA family ATPase, which yields MFLKKVSISGFKSFSDSIELGFREGVTAIVGPNGCGKTNIADAIRWALGEQRVKSLRGRQMTDVIFSGSEARKPVGMAEVSLLLSNEDQALPLEYTDIL from the coding sequence TTGTTTCTGAAAAAGGTCTCCATTTCCGGCTTCAAGAGTTTTTCCGACTCCATCGAGTTGGGTTTCCGCGAGGGTGTAACCGCCATCGTCGGCCCCAACGGCTGCGGGAAGACCAACATCGCCGACGCCATCCGCTGGGCGCTGGGCGAACAGCGGGTCAAGAGCCTCCGCGGTCGGCAGATGACGGACGTTATCTTCTCCGGCTCCGAGGCGCGCAAGCCGGTGGGCATGGCCGAGGTTTCGCTTCTATTGTCCAACGAGGACCAGGCGCTGCCCCTCGAGTATACCGACATCCT